The following proteins are encoded in a genomic region of Candidatus Zixiibacteriota bacterium:
- a CDS encoding response regulator, with the protein MALIDGEECAVSKKIMIVDDEADPRTYLEALFQDSGYTTLTVADGDEAWDKVAEFQPDLITLDIIMARETGVKFYRRLCKDPMLSKIPVIICSGVTQYKDLFSRDHHTMPKPLAFVDKPIDKTSLLELVRTAIG; encoded by the coding sequence TTGGCACTGATCGACGGGGAGGAATGCGCCGTGTCCAAGAAGATCATGATCGTTGACGATGAAGCGGATCCGCGGACCTATCTGGAGGCGTTGTTTCAGGACAGCGGTTACACGACGCTGACCGTCGCCGACGGCGATGAGGCCTGGGACAAAGTCGCGGAGTTCCAGCCCGACCTGATCACGCTCGACATCATCATGGCCCGCGAAACCGGCGTGAAGTTCTACCGCCGCCTGTGCAAAGACCCGATGCTGTCGAAGATCCCGGTGATCATCTGCAGCGGCGTGACCCAGTACAAAGACCTCTTCAGCCGCGATCATCACACGATGCCGAAGCCGTTGGCCTTTGTCGACAAACCGATCGACAAGACGTCGCTGCTTGAACTCGTGCGCACGGCGATCGGCTGA
- a CDS encoding cytidylate kinase family protein: MPVVSIFSGTYCLDEEVTAGVARNLDHRLIADEEVIAQAAGHCDLPEEKLRQAMHGQLSIFSRFTREKERAVAYLREAIAELALADNVVHRGFAGHLLPGYISHVLKVCLVAGQEFRIARAAGDAGQAKGKVKRRIQQEDLARSQWTAFLFQRGPWDRRLYDIKIPCTRPRWSMPSI, encoded by the coding sequence ATGCCCGTCGTGAGCATCTTCAGCGGAACGTACTGCCTCGACGAAGAGGTGACCGCCGGGGTCGCACGGAACCTGGACCATCGCCTGATCGCAGACGAGGAGGTGATCGCCCAGGCGGCCGGCCACTGTGATCTTCCGGAGGAAAAGCTGCGCCAGGCGATGCACGGCCAGCTCTCGATCTTCAGCCGGTTCACCCGCGAGAAGGAGCGGGCGGTCGCGTACTTGCGGGAAGCGATCGCCGAGTTGGCGCTCGCCGACAACGTCGTCCACCGGGGTTTTGCCGGCCATCTTCTCCCCGGCTACATCTCCCATGTGTTGAAGGTGTGCCTCGTGGCCGGGCAGGAGTTCCGCATCGCGCGGGCCGCCGGAGACGCCGGTCAGGCCAAGGGAAAGGTTAAACGCCGGATCCAGCAGGAGGATCTGGCGCGCAGCCAATGGACGGCCTTTCTCTTCCAACGGGGCCCGTGGGACAGACGGCTCTACGACATCAAGATCCCATGCACACGACCCCGGTGGTCGATGCCGTCAATATGA
- a CDS encoding response regulator, whose amino-acid sequence MHTTPVVDAVNMICDNARATIVQSTPASRKAMEDFLLAARVNRALVEEGHDVAVTSRDGDVTVAINKYVLRLDHLREQFRKVGARVAGVKSVQVREQPDLRASLVMSNQEFDLPAKVLLIDDEKEFVQTLSERLQMRDIGTAVVFDGEQALSVIDKEEPEVMILDLRMPGIDGIEVLRRVKQTRPQVEIIILTGHGSEKDRELAMSLGAFAYLEKPVDIQNLTNVLRDAYERIKRNQKLRESPGA is encoded by the coding sequence ATGCACACGACCCCGGTGGTCGATGCCGTCAATATGATCTGCGACAACGCCCGCGCCACGATCGTGCAGTCGACGCCGGCGTCTCGGAAGGCGATGGAAGACTTCCTCCTGGCGGCCCGCGTCAACAGGGCGCTGGTGGAGGAGGGGCATGATGTGGCGGTGACCAGCCGGGACGGCGACGTCACCGTGGCCATCAACAAGTATGTGCTGCGCCTGGATCATCTGCGCGAACAGTTCCGCAAGGTCGGCGCCCGGGTCGCGGGGGTGAAGAGTGTTCAGGTACGAGAGCAACCGGATCTCCGAGCGAGTCTTGTCATGAGCAACCAGGAATTCGACCTGCCCGCCAAGGTCCTGCTGATCGACGACGAGAAGGAGTTTGTCCAGACCTTGTCCGAGCGGCTGCAGATGCGGGATATCGGGACGGCGGTGGTCTTCGATGGCGAGCAGGCCCTCTCGGTCATCGACAAGGAGGAGCCGGAGGTCATGATCCTCGACCTGCGCATGCCGGGCATCGATGGGATCGAGGTTCTCCGGCGCGTCAAGCAGACCCGTCCGCAAGTGGAGATCATCATCCTGACCGGCCATGGCAGCGAGAAGGACCGTGAGTTGGCGATGAGCCTGGGCGCGTTCGCCTATCTCGAGAAGCCGGTCGATATTCAAAATCTGACCAACGTGCTTCGGGACGCCTACGAGAGAATCAAGCGAAACCAAAAGCTCCGCGAGAGTCCCGGCGCCTGA
- a CDS encoding cache domain-containing protein produces MAIAPLGIITAVSYNQYKAAFREGLIQPAQRLTSSMKRSIEFFLEERRAAMKFIVRDRSFAELADQQQMTLIFRNMREAFGGIIDLGLIGSAGVQRSYAGPYELRGVNYAHENWFREVRLRDVYVSDVFLGYRAFPHFVIAVRHEDRDGGFYVLRATLDLKILERQIAALDLGPSSDAFLINHNGVLQTSSGSGFHVLESYLRVPDYTEGAKVSEERDEGGNPYILGYAYIESSPFIFVMLKKPDALRQGWGAMRNELLGFLATSIVLILLLVVGTSSYMVA; encoded by the coding sequence GTGGCCATCGCGCCGCTCGGCATCATCACCGCCGTCAGCTACAATCAGTACAAAGCGGCGTTTCGCGAGGGACTGATTCAGCCCGCGCAGCGGCTGACCTCCTCGATGAAACGATCGATCGAGTTCTTCCTCGAGGAGCGTCGCGCGGCGATGAAGTTCATCGTCCGGGATCGGTCATTCGCCGAGTTGGCGGACCAACAGCAGATGACGCTGATCTTCCGCAATATGCGCGAGGCCTTCGGCGGCATCATCGATCTGGGTCTGATCGGCTCGGCGGGTGTGCAGCGCAGCTACGCCGGTCCCTACGAGCTGCGCGGCGTCAACTATGCCCACGAGAATTGGTTCCGGGAGGTCCGTCTCCGGGACGTCTACGTCAGTGACGTGTTCCTGGGTTACCGCGCCTTCCCTCACTTTGTCATCGCCGTGCGGCACGAAGACCGGGATGGCGGCTTCTACGTGCTGCGGGCCACACTGGACCTCAAGATTTTGGAGCGTCAGATTGCCGCCCTCGACCTCGGCCCATCCAGCGACGCGTTCCTGATCAACCACAACGGCGTCCTGCAGACCAGCTCCGGATCCGGGTTTCACGTGCTGGAGTCCTACCTCCGGGTACCCGACTATACCGAAGGGGCGAAAGTCAGCGAGGAACGGGACGAGGGCGGGAATCCCTACATCTTGGGTTACGCCTATATTGAATCGTCTCCCTTCATCTTCGTCATGCTGAAGAAGCCCGACGCGCTCCGGCAGGGGTGGGGAGCGATGCGAAACGAATTGCTCGGGTTTCTGGCCACCAGCATCGTCCTGATTCTACTGCTCGTGGTCGGCACGTCGTCGTACATGGTGGCGTAG
- a CDS encoding ATP-binding protein — protein sequence MGAGVAHEINNPLAIIAEKAGLLKDILSADQSQPDWNKFLKHVDAILYSVERCSKITRQLLGFAKRIDVQRRPVDLKALITEVIGFLAREAEYRSITIPVTALSDIPTIESDPGQLQQVFLNIITNALEAVDVGGRIAIALEANMSGRVAVTVSDNGPGIPADVLPHIFEPFFSTRKEHGTGLGLSITYGIVEKLGGQLDVRSELGRGTSFTVTLPILMP from the coding sequence TTGGGGGCCGGCGTCGCCCATGAGATCAACAACCCCCTGGCGATCATCGCCGAGAAGGCCGGTCTGTTGAAGGACATCCTCTCGGCGGACCAGTCCCAGCCCGATTGGAACAAGTTTCTGAAGCACGTCGACGCCATTCTCTATTCCGTGGAGCGATGCAGCAAGATCACCCGTCAGTTGTTGGGGTTCGCCAAGCGCATCGATGTGCAAAGGAGGCCGGTCGACCTCAAGGCCCTGATCACGGAGGTCATCGGCTTCTTGGCCCGTGAGGCCGAATACCGCAGCATTACGATCCCCGTGACCGCCCTATCTGACATCCCCACCATCGAGAGCGACCCCGGGCAGTTGCAGCAGGTCTTCCTGAACATCATCACCAATGCGCTGGAGGCGGTTGATGTCGGAGGGCGGATCGCGATCGCCTTGGAGGCGAACATGTCCGGCCGCGTGGCGGTGACCGTGTCCGACAACGGTCCGGGTATCCCGGCGGACGTTCTTCCCCACATCTTCGAGCCGTTCTTCAGCACCAGGAAAGAACATGGAACCGGGTTGGGGCTGTCCATCACGTATGGGATCGTCGAGAAGCTGGGGGGACAGCTGGACGTCCGAAGCGAGCTGGGGCGCGGGACGAGTTTCACGGTGACGCTGCCGATCCTGATGCCTTGA
- a CDS encoding response regulator, whose protein sequence is MGALRVLLVDDEAEFVSTVEERLRIRGIEAEALTSGAEAVRRLTEREFDVVVADMRMPGMDGLELLRQVKKIRPATRVILLTGRGSEQDSESGLEHGASDYLIKPINIDDLIDRMKKAVGA, encoded by the coding sequence ATGGGTGCTTTGCGCGTACTCTTGGTTGATGACGAGGCCGAGTTCGTCTCCACGGTCGAAGAGCGCCTGCGCATCCGGGGGATCGAAGCCGAGGCGCTGACCAGCGGCGCCGAGGCGGTGCGGCGGCTGACGGAGCGCGAATTCGACGTCGTCGTGGCCGACATGCGAATGCCCGGCATGGACGGGCTGGAGCTCCTCCGACAGGTCAAGAAGATCCGCCCGGCGACCCGTGTGATTCTGCTCACCGGCCGGGGCTCGGAACAAGACAGCGAATCCGGCCTGGAACACGGTGCCAGTGACTACCTGATTAAGCCGATCAACATTGACGATCTAATAGACAGAATGAAGAAAGCCGTTGGTGCGTGA
- the chrA gene encoding chromate efflux transporter: MHSSFGRVGDLSATNLRQRVRSPWHFVRGDDHQEQAETLVTLRELARTFFFLGLTSYGGPAIVAQIRQTILRKGWLTDSDLQDSLAFCQMLPGPVAVQFGEHIGWRLRGGRGAVVALVFYMLPTFILMLVLSAVYFRIGEVPLVVAVLKGLRAATVGIIVNAIISMSRPAISHWRAIPIALASAAGFLLHVNVILVLAGAGVAGALLLPRGRVGAQTSVNGAAPAVRYRRVVLWAVVVVVAFVMLIVLSGKLGPSYPSLGTAMTKVNLLAFGGGYTAIALMYDQVVTAYKWLSRPEFLDGLALGQITPGPVIITATFIGYKVGGVIGAVFATVCVILPSAVLLVVLAPQFVRLRRIDIMGRVVRGLLAAFIGMLLFVLWQVASVGMTEPLTLVLAIGSVIALRFVSNPIWVVLGAMVVTLVFGR; encoded by the coding sequence GTGCACTCATCGTTCGGCCGAGTGGGCGACCTGAGCGCTACGAATCTCAGACAGCGAGTCAGATCCCCCTGGCACTTCGTACGCGGCGATGATCACCAGGAACAGGCAGAGACTTTGGTAACGCTTCGCGAGCTTGCACGCACATTCTTCTTCCTCGGCCTGACTTCATACGGGGGACCGGCCATCGTGGCGCAGATTCGTCAGACCATTCTGCGCAAGGGCTGGCTGACAGACAGTGATCTGCAGGATTCTCTGGCCTTCTGCCAGATGTTGCCGGGGCCGGTGGCGGTTCAATTTGGCGAGCACATCGGCTGGCGTCTGCGCGGCGGTCGGGGCGCGGTTGTGGCCCTGGTATTCTACATGCTGCCGACGTTCATTCTCATGCTGGTCCTGTCGGCGGTGTACTTTCGGATCGGGGAGGTCCCGCTGGTGGTCGCCGTCTTGAAGGGCTTGCGGGCGGCGACAGTCGGGATCATCGTCAATGCCATTATCTCCATGAGTCGTCCGGCGATCTCGCACTGGCGCGCCATTCCCATCGCGTTGGCGAGCGCGGCGGGATTCCTGCTGCACGTGAACGTCATCCTCGTGTTGGCTGGAGCGGGGGTGGCAGGGGCCTTGTTGTTGCCCCGGGGTCGGGTCGGAGCACAGACATCGGTCAACGGCGCGGCGCCCGCCGTGCGGTACCGGCGCGTGGTGCTTTGGGCCGTCGTCGTCGTCGTGGCCTTCGTCATGCTGATTGTGCTGTCAGGGAAGTTGGGACCGTCCTATCCGTCCCTCGGGACGGCCATGACCAAGGTCAATCTGTTGGCCTTCGGGGGCGGCTATACGGCCATTGCCCTGATGTACGATCAGGTGGTTACCGCGTACAAGTGGCTGTCCCGGCCGGAGTTTCTGGATGGGTTGGCGCTTGGCCAGATCACGCCAGGGCCAGTCATCATCACGGCCACCTTCATCGGTTACAAGGTTGGGGGGGTGATCGGCGCTGTCTTCGCCACCGTCTGCGTCATTCTCCCGTCAGCGGTCCTGCTAGTCGTGCTCGCGCCGCAATTCGTGCGCCTGCGCCGGATCGACATCATGGGCCGTGTGGTCCGCGGTCTTTTGGCGGCCTTCATCGGCATGCTCCTCTTTGTGTTGTGGCAGGTGGCCTCGGTCGGCATGACCGAGCCCCTGACGTTGGTTCTCGCCATCGGATCAGTTATTGCACTGCGGTTTGTCTCCAACCCGATCTGGGTCGTGTTGGGCGCGATGGTGGTGACGCTGGTCTTCGGACGATGA